In the Flavobacterium sp. 90 genome, TGAAAAAATTTCTAAAAATAAAGCTGCAACCTTTTACAATTGCAGCTCTACAAACCAACCAATTTTAGAAATAATAAAATCTATTTAAGTGAGAAACCCACTTTAGATTTTATGTCGGTAGACGATGCGCCAATAATTGCTTCAAAGTCTCCAGGTTCAGCAACCCAGTCGTGTTTTTTATCGTCAAAAAAGCTTAAAGCAGTTTTGTCAATTGTAAAAGTTATTGTTTTTTCTTCTCCCGCTTTAAGCGAAATTTTCTCAAAACCTTTTAATTCTTTTATAGGTCGTGGCAAAGAAGATTTTAAATCGCTTATGTAAAGCTGAGCAACCTCAGAACCTTCACGTTTTCCAGTGTTTTTAACTTTAACAGAGAATGTAATCTGATCTCCCGCTGACATTTGTTTTTTATCTGCCGTTACTTTTCCGTATTCAAAAGTAGTATAGCTTAAACCGTGTCCAAAAGAGAATAATGGTTTTGCTTTTTGTTTGTCTGCCCAACGGTATCCAACAAAAATACTTTCTTTGTATGTTACCTCATCTCCACCAGGAAAATCTCCTAATGCATGCGCTCCGTTATCTGATAATTTTACAGGAAAAGTAAATGATAATTTCCCGGAAGGGTTAACATCTCCAACCAAAACGGCGGCCAAAGCATTTCCTGCTTCTGTACCTAAAAACCAACCTTGTACAATTCCCGGAACTTCCTTAACCCACGGCATCGCCACAGCATTTCCTGAGATATTTACAAAAACGATGTTTTTATTTACTTTAGTCAATTCATTAATCAACTGATCCTGCCCGTATGAAAGTCCTAATTGTTCACGGTCAAATCCTTCAGCATCTTGTTTGTCGCTTTTGTTTGTTCCTCCAATAAAAAGAACAATATCTGCATCTTTAGCCACTTTTATAGCTTCTACAGTTAATTCAGCAGGAGAACGTTTATCTTCTAAACTTACTTTTGCCACTACTCCATTATAGTTACTTGTTGGATCTCCAACATAACCACGAGCGTAAACGATTTCAGCTTGGTTTCCAATTCTTTTCTTTAATCCTTCAAGCGGAGTGATTTCGTATCTTGCTTTAAGCGAAGAACTTCCTCCACCAACAGTCATCATTTTAATAGCATTCTCTCCAATAACTGCAATTTTCTTAGTTTTAGAAAGATCAATTGGTAAAATATTGTTTTTGTTTTGAAGCAATACAATTCCTTCTTCAGCAATTTTTAAACCTGCCTGAGCATGTTCTGCAGTTCCAAAAGATCCAAAAGGTCTATTTCTGTCCATTGTAGTTAAGAAAGATAAACGTAAAATACGACGTACTTTTTCGTCTAATTCTTTAGTTCCAATTTCACCTTTAGCAATCATAGTCGAATATGGTTTTGCTAAATAATAGTTGTCATAAGCATTGCTTGTTCCCCAGGAAAGTCCGTTTGTCCAAGAACCAAATTCCATGTCCAAACCATTATGAATCGCTTGTTTTGTATCATGAACTCCTCCCCAATCTGAAACTACAACACCTTTGAAGCCCCATTCTCCGCGAAGAATATCATTCAATAAATACTCATTATGGCAACAATGTTGTCCTTTATATCTGTTGTATGCTCCCATAATTGCCCAAGCATCACCTTCTTGCACGGCAGCTTTAAAAGCAGGTAAATAAATCTCGTACAAAGCACGATCATCAACAATTACGTTTACTGAGTTACGACCAGTTTCCTGATTGTTTAAAGCGAAATGTTTTACACAAGCTGCAACTCCATTTGATTGTACTCCTTTAATATAAGGAACGACCATTTTTGAAGTTAGGAAAGGATCCTCTCCCATATATTCGAAGTTACGACCGTTTAATGGGCTTCTGTAGATGTTAACTCCAGGTCCTAACAATACATTTTTATTACGATATCTGGCTTCTTCTCCAATTGATTTTCCGTATAAAGAAGATAATTCTTTATTCCATGTTGCAGAAAGTGCTGTTAAAGCCGGAAATGCAATACAAGAATCATTTGTCCAACCAGCCTGATCCCATTCATCCCATTTAACTTCAGTACGAATTCCGTGTGGACCATCAGTCATCCAGTTTTCAGGAATTCCCAAACGCGGTACACCAGGTGAACTAAATTTTGACTGCGCATGAATCATCGCGATTTTTTCATCGGTTGTCATTTTAGAAAGCGCATCTTCTACACGTTCATTAATTGACTTTTTATCATCTAGATAAACCGGAACTTTATTCTGTGCATTTACACCGAAAGAGCCTAGCAAAAGTAAAACAACAATTGTTTTAACGTTTTTAAACATAACTATTAATTTATTAAAGCATTTAATTATTAGTAAAGGTTGCTGTTCTCGTAAACACCTTTAATAATATTGTAAAGCTAAAACGTTATAGTTCGTGTTGAATTTTTAAACGAAAAAAAGTAGTGAAATAAAAAATCAAAACATTTATTATCAATTACTTAACAAAAAATAATAGACAAAAAAAGTAGTGGTTTTAAAAAAAATAATTAGATTTTTAAGGTAATTAAGCCAATTTTCATGACCATTTCTTCGAAATCATTTCGGGAAACTGCGGCTTTATTTCTTGCTCTTGTGCGATAATTGTAAATTGTGCTTAAAGAGTATCTCAAAAATGCCGCAATTTTGACACTGTCTGTAATTCCAAGTCGGATTAAAGCAAAAATACGAAGCTCTGTATTTAGCAATTCTCCTTGTTTTAAAACAATCTGCTCTTCAGTAATTAGTAAAGCATTGAAATCTTTTACGAAAGTTGGATATAAATTCAGGAAGATAATATCGAAATTCTTGTACAATTCCTCCAGTTCATTATCAACCAAAGTTGTTGATTTTAAAATTTTATAAATCTCATCAAACTGTTTTGCCGTAGCTTTCTTGTTTAATATGATGCGATAATTTTCCAGTTTATTGATATAAGTCGAACACAGATTAAAGAAATGCGCAATATACTCTTCTTTAATATGATTCGATTCTGATAATTGCGCGTTACGTTCCTGCAACTGATTATTAGTTTGGGTAATATCCTGATTTAATTCGGCCAGTTTTTGACTTGTAATAAAAAGCTCTCCACGAATTCGGGACACTTTTTTCATTTGTTTGTAAACATAAATAATCGCCACAATCAAAAATGCCGTTAGAATACTAATGCACAAAAGATACATTTGCAATTGCATTTTTCTTTTGGCTTCTCTTTCTAAATAAGCGGTATTTATAATCGAATAAACTTCAGACATTTGCAGCGTTCGAAACTGTACATTACAAAACAAAGCATCGGCAATAGCAGATTGTGTTAGTTTGTAAGCCATATCTACATCGCCAATTTCGTAGAAAACAAGCGCCAATTCCTGCAAAGATGCATTGTCTTTTATCGCATGTTTAATATCTGAAAGTGCCGAAAGTGCGTAGTATTTCTTTCTTAATTCTAACTGATGTGTAGATTCATAAATACTTCCCAAAAGATATCCAATCATTGCATATTGTGTATCGTCCTGATTTGCGGTTTCTAATAAACGCATCAATTTTTTCTGGGCAATACCAAATTGCAGATGATGAATATGACGTTGAATCACATTGATTTTATATTTCAGCGTTTGAGGGTTTAAAACCGTCAATAAAGAATCACGATACATCGCAATTTGTTTGATGTATTTTATGTCGTAACTATTGGCAACATAATGCTCATAAAATTCCCGATACGATTCATAATATTCCGGAAGCACTTTTTTTGACAATTGCTTTTTATTGATCGATTTCAGAATAGCTTCTGATTCCCGATATTTTCCTGACGAAGAATAAAGTGTGGCTAATTCCAGATTTGCAAGATCTTCCAGCTCTTTATTTTGAAGTTCATTGGCCAATTTCAGATTTTTCTTGACGTAATGAATAGCGGAATCTGAATTGAATTTTAAATACTCTGTATATAAAGTCTTATTGTAGTTGTATTCCTGTTCTTTGGTTAAATTATCAGATTTGATTTTCTTGAAGTTCAAAATACGCTCTTCTTTTAACTGAACATAACGTTCCTTGTTTTTTAAAGCATTGTTTAACTGTGCTAAAATAGCATCTGTACTATCCAATGAATAAACAGGCAGATTGACAAGAACGATTAACAGAAATAGAAAATATTTTTTCAAGCTAAATAAAGATATTATGAGACTTACAAATATAATAAAGTCATGGTATAAAATTGAATTATTTATAAAGTCTGATCATTTTATAAGATATTAAAAAACATAACAAAATTTTGAAATATTAACCTTTATAAAAAAGCATTTTTCAGGCAATCGTGAGAATGTTTTTCTAAATTTGTTTAGACTATTCTTTTATCTAATCTAAACAATAAACACTTATGCCACACTTTGTTATTGATTGCTCTGAAAATGTTATCCGAATAAAATCTGCAGATGATATTATGCAGGAAGTTTATAATTCGGCATTATCGACAGGTCTTTTTCCTGCTTCTGAAATCAAGGTTCGTATAAATCCCTTTGCTTATTATAATAATGCTAATTCCTTAGAAGATTTCATTCATGTTTTCGCATACATTATGGAAGGTCGAAATACAGATCAAAAAGCAAATTTATCAAAAACGATTTTATCAAAATTAAATGCCATTATTCCCGAAGTTCCAATTATTTCGATTAATATTAGTGACTTTGAAAAAGCGAGTTATTTTAATAAAAATATGTTATTGTAATAGTTTTGTTTATTTATGATATAAAAATAATTATAGCATTAACGATTTTAGCATAACAAAATCTGCTATTTCACAATCTTGTCAATTTCGACGAAAGGAGAAATCACACAAGAAGCTCAACAAAGAGAATCGCCAATCTGTGTCGAGTTACGTGTGTGATTTCTCCTTTCGTCGAAATGACAAGATTGTCGATTATGATTGCGAAGGATGGATTAAAATCCATCCCTACAATATAATTTGTTCCTATGGAACGTTCTTAAAAAATTCTTTCAAATCCCTTTAATCTGTGGCAAAAAAACATAACGTTTAAATGAATTTACATCACTTAAATAGTTTAAATTAAAAAAAACTACACCGCAATTGGCGCCGCCAAACAACTCTCAGGAATATCAAAAGCATTTACAAGCGAAACCGCATCTGGTCGAATATCCCAACAAAGCTGATTAACAATTTTGCGGATTGCTTTGGTTTTTACTGCTTCCATATATCCGTCTTCAAGATACCACGCTTTATTTTTTTCTAATTGCGAAAGCGCATATAAATGATTCAGTTTTGTCAATATTTCTTTTGTCTTTTGATCTTCTATTGTTTTTATTGCCAGTTGAAATTGCTCTAAAACTACTCTTTCAAGATAAGCCTGAGCAACATCAATCATTTGATGCTGAACAACATTAAAAGCATCGTAAGGTTCTAAACCACCATCAACCAGTTTTTTGATACGTCTTGCTGCTGAAGCTAATATCGCTTTTTCACGATGGATAAATGCTTGCAAATGAAACTCTCCGTCAAGTAAATGTTCATCGTCTGTTCTGCGTGTTGCAATTGGATTTTTCTCTGTAATTGCCGTTTTTGCATTTTCAAATACATAATTGATGATTCCTGCAGCACCCATTTCTCCAAACGATTTTCTAAATTCAGATAAACGGTTTTTCGCTACCAATTGCATCAAAACGGTATTATCACCTTCAAAAGTAGTATAAATTTCGGTGTCATTTTTTAAAGCATCGATTCTGTTTTCAGATAAATATCCTTTTCCGCCGCAAGCTTCACGACATTCTTGCAGAATATCTCTTGTGCTCCAGGTTGAATATGATTTCATTCCTGCTGCCAAAGCTTCAATTTCCTGCATTTCTGCCTCGGTTCTGTTTAGAAAACGATTTGTAAGATATTGTAAAGCAAAATGAACGGCATAAGTTTTAGCCAAAGGCGGAATCAAGCGACGTTGATGCATTCTATAGTTTAAAATCGGAACTTCTGAACCTCCTTCCGGTCCAAATTGTCTTCTTTGATCGCTGTAGCGAATAGCAATCGTCAATCCTGATTTGGCTGCAGCCAAAGCAGAACGCGGAATACCAATTCGTCCTCCAACCAAAGTTCCTAACATAGTAAAAAAACGTCGATTGTCACTCGGAATCGGACTTTCGAATTCGCCTTTATCATTGACAGAAGCAAAACGATCCAACATATTTTCTTTCGGAATCACAACATTATCAAAACTTATGGTTCCGTTATCTACGCCGTTTAAGCCCATTTTATTACCACAATCCCCAATCGTAACTCCTTCTAATACATTTCCGTTTGTATCTCGAAGCGGAACCACAAATGCATTCACGCCATAATCATGATCGTCTATAATTAATTTCGCAAAAACGGTTGCCATTTGTCCATGAACCGCCGCATTTCCAATATATTCTTTTTGTGCGTTTTTGTTTGGTGTATGAATTACAAACGTCTGATCGCTATGATTGTAAGTTGCTGTAGTTTCCAATCCTTTTACGTTTGAACCGTGATGTGTTTCTGTCATCGCAAAACAACCCGGAATTTTTAACGTTCCAATATCTTTTAAGTATTTGGCATAATGTTTCTCGGTTCCTAACGATTGAACGCTCATTCCCCAAAGTCCAAACTGAACGCCAAATTTTATTACTAAACTTAAATCATGATAACTCAACGTTTCCATAATCGCAAAATAATCGGCTATGTTTTCTCCTCCGCCGTATTGTTTTGGATAGGCCATATTTCCCAGATTTTCTTCTGCCAAGATTTTACACCAATTGTAAACAGTTTGTCGGTAGACATTTATATCTGTTGAAGTTTCGTAAGCAAACTCAGGTTTTGAAATAATCGATTTGACTTTTTTAATAATCGCAGCTTCTTTTCCGTCCAGAAGTTCTGTTATTTTCTGAATATCAAAATCATTATTGGTTTGGGAATTTGCGGTAAAAGAACCCGCTTTTGTTTTGAAATTCTGAATTACTTCTTCTCCCAAAACTCCTAAATCATTTTCTAATTTTATAAAACTCGATTTCAGTTCCGATATATCTACGTCCTTTTCTGAAACTGCTTCTGCTATATCAAAAAGTGATTTTATGTCTGTTTTATTCTGAATACTTTTCTCAATATCTAATTTCCATTGAGAGAGTTCATTTCGCGAAGGCGGATTTGAAATGTCTACTTTCGAAAGAAGCTGTTGTTTTTCTTCGGGCGAAAGCCAAGTCAAATCGTTAATAAATTTCTGAATTTTGGTAAACTCTTTTTGAGTCAGTAAATCATCTGACCACACTAAATAAAACAACGGAGTAAAGGCTTGGAGCTTGGTATTTTTCATAAATATAGTTTCAGTTAATTGCCTGCTTAGGCTTAGTTTTTTTGCCACAGATTTCACAGATTAGAAAGATTTTTATTTACATGCTTTGTGCAATCATTTTAATCTGTGAAATCTGTGGCATATTTTTTCGCACTTAATTATTGCATAGAAAAAACAGGACTGAAAATACTCAATCCTGCTTACATATCCTGTTAAGATTCTGGTAATTTTAATTAAAAAGGAAAAAATGTTGCCACGAATTGCACGAATGAACACGAATTTTTATCTTAATCTGGCGATTAAAATGCATTAGAAAAGCAATTTTTAATTCGCGAAAATTCGTGTAATTCGCGGCAAAAAAATTCACAAAAAAACATAAAAAAACAGGAATGAAACTAATCATTCCTGTTTTGAATATCCTAAGATTCTGGTAATTTAACTTCTAAACCAATAAAAAATATAAACAACCTTTCGTTATTTTAGAACCTTTGGATATTGTAATAGTCTTTGCTTAATAGCAAAAATGTGATGTGAATTAAAAACTAATACTGCAAGAAAAACGATTCCATATGCCAGAATCTGTATTGGTCCAAAATTTTCTTTATATAAAAACATTGCTAATAGAAAGGCAATCATTGGATTAATATTTAAAAGCATTCCAACTGTTGATGAATTAATCCCAGAAAGGGCATATAAATTAAGGAACAACGGAAAGATTGTAAACAAAATTGCGATGGTTTCGATACAGAAATAAAACTTAAATTCTGTTGGAACCGGACCGCTATAAGCCGGATAAAATGGTACTAAAAACAAAGCTGCCATTGTAATATGGAACGTCAAAACTATAAATTTATCAAAACCTTTATTTATACGCTGACTCACTAAATAGGATGCATATGTAAACCCAATTATGATGCTAAAAAACATATCCATAATGTTCGCATACGATAAAAGTAAACATCCTGAAATACTTAATCCTACTGCCATCCATTGCGTTTTGCTCAATTTTTCATGCAAAATAAAATATGCTAATAAAGTCGTTAGAATTGGGCAAACTAAATACGCCAAAGAAGTTGCTTTTACGCTAACATGATTCATTACATAAATAAATGTGAACCAGTTTGCCATTAGAAAAACGCTTCCGCCAATGTTTAGCAAAATAGTTTTCTTTTTCTCTGCTTTCGAAAATCCTTCGAAGGTTTCGATGGCTTCTTTGACTTTTTTTCGTCTGAATGTAAAAGCAATCACCAACATTAGAATACTACAACTAAAGACGCGATAGAATAAAATATCTAAAGAGGCATAGTCGTGTATTGGTTTTAAAACCAAACTGAAAAATCCCCAGATTACAAAACAAGTAATTGCTGCGATGTAGTATTTTGTTGTTTTCACGAGTTGTTTTTTTTAATGATTTCCTGATGAAACAAATTTCTAAAAAATAAAACAGCAATACAGATACAGTTTTTGTAAATTGCACCATAACAGTTTTTATTTTTAGGATGAAAAATTCAAATTACTTATATCTTCAGTTTGCTGACAGAATCGAAAAACAGATTAAATCCGGCGTTTTAAATGTTGGAGACAAATTACCGTCAATCCGCGAAGTTTGTGCCGAAACCGGTTATAGCATGAGCACAGTTAGCAAGGCTTATTATGAAGTCGAAAGCCGTTCTTTGATCGAATCAAGACCACAATCCGGTTATTATGTAAGTAATACTTCGGCAAGAATAATTACTGAACCTTCGCCAAGCAGTCCTATTTTGAGATGTCAAAATATTGACAGACAAGACTTAATTGATCAGGTTTATGGTAATATGACGGATCAGAATATTACGATGCTTTCGCTGGGATTTCCGTCGAATGAATTGCTGCCAATTGCCAAATTAAACAAAGGAATGGTTCAGGCAATGCGTCAATTACCCAATAGCGGAACGAGTTATGAAGAAGTAAAAGGTAATCCGAATTTAAGACGTGAAATTGCCAGATGGTCTTTTACGTGGGGCGGATCATTGACCGAAGAAGATATTATAACAATGCCTGGATGTACGAGTGCAATTTCGCATTGTTTGATGACGCTGACCAAACCGGGAGATACTATTATTACTGAAAGTCCGGCGTATTTCGGGATATTGCAATTAGCGAAATCGCTTGGTTTATACATCATGGAATTGCCTACAAATATGACAACGGGAATTGAACTTGATGCATTGAAAAAAGCACTTTCGTCTAAGAAAGTAAAGCTTTGTTTGTTGATGAGCAATTTTAGTAATCCGTCTGGAAGTATGATGCCAAACGAACATAAAATAGAGGTTGTCAGATTAATGGAATTTTACAATATTCCTTTAATCGAAGATGATATTCACGGCGATTTGTACTTTGGCTCAAGCCGGCCAACGAATTGCAAAACGTATGACGAAAGCGGAATTGTACTTTGCTGTAGTTCGGTTTCTAAAACTCTGGCTCCGGGATATCGTGTGGGTTGGGTTTCACCTGGGAAATTTAAAAAGGAGATTTTAAGAAATAAAATTTATCACACGCTCTCCTCGCCTACTATTACGCATCAGGTTGTGGGAGATTTTCTTAAAAACGGGCGTTATGAGAACCATCTCAGAAAAATACGCACAATCCTGAATCAGAATTGTAATAATTATATCAATACGGTTTTGGAATCTTTCCCGACAGGAACAAAAGTAAGTCAACCTCAAGGTGGATTTTTCCTTTGGCTTGAACTTGATAAAAGCTTTGATACGGCGGCATTTTACCATTTGGCAATGAAACATAATATTAGTATTGCGCCGGGAAGAATTTTCTCTTTGCAGGATCAATTTTCAAATTGTATGCGATTGAGTTTTGGTTTACCTTGGACAAATGAATTACGTCAATCAATACAAACTTTGGGAAGATTGGCGGGGAAATAAATTTATTATCATGTTGTTTTTTTGCACGCAGATTTTAAAAGGATTTAAACAGATCTGCGCAGATTATTATCTCAAAATTGAATCTGCTATAATCTAGATAAAACACAATATTGTCATTTCGACAGAGGAGAAATCACAATAGAAATTCCGCAAAGAAAATCGCCAATCTTTGTCGAGTTACGTGTGTGATTTCTCCCTTCGCTCGAAATGAAATAAAATGCGAACACAAAATACAAACACAAAATGCGAATAAAAAACCCGCACCAATCTGTTTAATCCGCAAAATCCGTGGGCAAACTAATTAAATTTGTTCAAAAAAAAAACAAAAGACAACACCTATAAAGATGTTGTCTCACTAACAAATTAAAACCAATATTAATTTATAAAACGAAGTAAGCGTCGTTTTCCGCCTTTTTAATCTCTGGCTTAAGATCAAATTCTTTAATAATGTCAAATTCGCTTTGAAACTCATTTAGCATTTGCATCAGATTTTTTTCGATTGTATTAGAGATCGCTGTAACCGGCGTATCTGTTGGTCTGTTTTCGAAAGGATCCTGCAAGTGAATTGCCATTCTTTCGATCAAAAAGAAAGTTCCTCCAATCATTGTAATCAACGGAACCGCAAACCAGCTCAATAAACTAATCAAACCAAAAGGCAATAACAGAATGAATAAATACAACGTCATTCTAATATACAAGCTATAAGTCGTTGGAAAAATAGTGTTTTTAATACGCTCACATTTTCCCATTCCATCACATAATCTTGTCAAAGTTCTGTCGATTTCTACCTGTTGATATGCATTAATACGTTTGTCTTTTCTGGCAATTCTTAAATCTCTTGCGTGAAGCAACAATATCGCATTTGGAATATTTTGATGATTTTTTACAAAATTCAATTCTTCTTCGCTAATAAATTCTTTGATAGGCTTTATGGCATCTTTATTTCGCAAAGCTTGTCCAAGACTATAACACCACGCAATTTGCCTTTTGGTGAAATTTTCTTTAAACTCATTTGCTTCTACAGAAAAATCAGGGTCTTTGTAAAAAGTCAGCATTTGTCTTACCAAAGTTCTGGATTCGTTTACAATTGATCCCCAAATAATCCTTGCTTCCCACCATCTGTCGTAAGCCTGATTTGATTTGAAAGCTAATAATAAAGAGATAATTGTACCTACCATTGTTGGAATCGCGATTGGAATTTCGACTGCTACGTTTCTGAAATAATGGTGAACAATTTCAAACAAAATCGTATAAGTCATAACCAAGGCTAACTCGAGCTTGATCTTCCCCAACACATATCGCATTGGTATTCTTTTCTTTAATAACATATTTTTCGTTTTTTAATTAAAACTATATTTTAAAAGAAGATTCGGTTTTAAACCAATTCTTCATATAATGAAAGCACCGGAAGTCCGAGTTTCTCATTAATATTTTCTTTTTTTGTTTTCTTGAATTTGATTTTTTCTCCTTTGCGTGTTTCTACTAACAAATCAATGTCGTATTTAGAAATTGCTTCGGATAAATAAGGAGCAAAATTTTCGTAGTTATCATCAAAATTGGCTGTTTGGCTTACAATTTCATAAGAGAAATTCTCATTCAAAAATTGTTGAACATCCTTAACGTGCATATTTGCATTGCCATTTTCTATGTAAAGTGCTTTATTGAAATCGTTTTTAATTTGTTCAAGACCTAAATGTAAAATTGGACATTTTTGGTTTCCGGCTAATTGAATCAAATATTGATGAATACGTTTTGTTTCTTGTTTATAAGAATGCGTCAGAATTACCAATTTAACAGAGAAAACATCAATAATACGTTTAAAAATTGGTGAAGAAAGTCCGTATTGGTTGTGTACTTTAATTTTGCAGTTTGGCGTGTGCTCAATAATATATCTGCAAGTTTCCAGAACATCTTCCTGACTTTTGGTAAGTCCGGTTCTCATTTCACGCAAAAAAAGTGACGATGAGAAAGCATCTGGAGTATCCGAAACCATCATTAAAATGATTTCGCAATTTGATTCTTTTGCTTGGTTAACTGCAGATTTTACAGCACAAATAGTATCATCTTTTAAAGTGGTTGGTATAAGAAAATTTTTCATATGTATAATCTTTTAGTTTATACATACAAAATAACTCCGCGCAAATTAGAAGGGTCTTAATCTAATATTAGATTTTCCTAAGATTCAACATTAGAATTTTTAATGTTGTTTTTCTTGATGTTTGATTTATTAAAGACAATCGTTACAATTGTACCTTTATTTTGCTCTGATTGCACCTGAATTTCACCATCATGCATTCGAATAATTTTTGAAGCCAAAGGAAGTCCTAAACCGTAACCTATATATTTGGCAGCAATTTTTCCTCTAAAGAAAGGTTCATACAAATGCGGAATATCTTCTGGCGGAATTCCGATTCCTATATCATTTATCGAAATTTTAATCCAATCCTGATTGGCAGAAAGCGTAACGAAAACTTCATTATTATCAGAATATTTAACTCCGTTTGTAATAATGTTGTTTATCGCCAATTCAAGAAGCGGCTTATTGCATGGAATTAAAAACAAATTAGAATCTTTTGGCGCAAAATTAAGCTTGATGCTCACGCGATTATCCGGATAAATTTTATCTAAATCCGATTTTACATCCATTAATAATTCATCGATTCTCGCAATATCCAAGACTTGTTTTTTCCCGTCGTATCCCGTTTGCGTAAGCTTAAGCAAACTTTCGGTTAGGTTTCCTAATCTCGAAGCCTGACTGTAAATATTCTCTAAAGATTGAATGTATTCCGGAACTTCTCTTTCTTTAAGAAGCATAATTTCCGACTCGGCAATAATGGTTGTTATTGGCGTTTTTAATTCATGCGACGCATTATTGATAAAATTCGCCTGAATCTCAAAAGAGGTTTCCAAACGATCCAACATATCATTAAAAGTCTCTGTAAGATCTGATATTTCGTCTGAATTTTTCACTTCAGGTAATCTGTTATGAAGGTTTGAAGCACTAATTCTGTTTACTTCTTTGGTAATTCTTGCCACAGGATTAATAACACGTTTGGCTAGAAAACGTCCTAAAAAGAAGGCTAGAAACACAAATCCTATTCCTCCAAAAAGCATAATTTTTACGATATAAATTGTCGTTGTTGGGCCTCGACGATCACGCGCACCAACAATTACAATATAGCGCTGATTATTTTCTGTAAAAACTTGTCCTAAATAATACTTGTTATTTACTTCAAAGTAATCTTCACCAGTTTTTAGAATATTGGTATAAAACTCATTCGGAAGATTCAGTTTTGTATTATAATCAAAACTATTAGCGCTGTTTATTTTCAGCACAAATTCTTCTTCTTCAATAAGTTCCTCTAATCCGTTTTTCTTCAGATTGATGTAATACTTTATTTTCTCAGGATCTTTT is a window encoding:
- a CDS encoding glycoside hydrolase family 3 C-terminal domain-containing protein codes for the protein MFKNVKTIVVLLLLGSFGVNAQNKVPVYLDDKKSINERVEDALSKMTTDEKIAMIHAQSKFSSPGVPRLGIPENWMTDGPHGIRTEVKWDEWDQAGWTNDSCIAFPALTALSATWNKELSSLYGKSIGEEARYRNKNVLLGPGVNIYRSPLNGRNFEYMGEDPFLTSKMVVPYIKGVQSNGVAACVKHFALNNQETGRNSVNVIVDDRALYEIYLPAFKAAVQEGDAWAIMGAYNRYKGQHCCHNEYLLNDILRGEWGFKGVVVSDWGGVHDTKQAIHNGLDMEFGSWTNGLSWGTSNAYDNYYLAKPYSTMIAKGEIGTKELDEKVRRILRLSFLTTMDRNRPFGSFGTAEHAQAGLKIAEEGIVLLQNKNNILPIDLSKTKKIAVIGENAIKMMTVGGGSSSLKARYEITPLEGLKKRIGNQAEIVYARGYVGDPTSNYNGVVAKVSLEDKRSPAELTVEAIKVAKDADIVLFIGGTNKSDKQDAEGFDREQLGLSYGQDQLINELTKVNKNIVFVNISGNAVAMPWVKEVPGIVQGWFLGTEAGNALAAVLVGDVNPSGKLSFTFPVKLSDNGAHALGDFPGGDEVTYKESIFVGYRWADKQKAKPLFSFGHGLSYTTFEYGKVTADKKQMSAGDQITFSVKVKNTGKREGSEVAQLYISDLKSSLPRPIKELKGFEKISLKAGEEKTITFTIDKTALSFFDDKKHDWVAEPGDFEAIIGASSTDIKSKVGFSLK
- a CDS encoding DUF6377 domain-containing protein yields the protein MKKYFLFLLIVLVNLPVYSLDSTDAILAQLNNALKNKERYVQLKEERILNFKKIKSDNLTKEQEYNYNKTLYTEYLKFNSDSAIHYVKKNLKLANELQNKELEDLANLELATLYSSSGKYRESEAILKSINKKQLSKKVLPEYYESYREFYEHYVANSYDIKYIKQIAMYRDSLLTVLNPQTLKYKINVIQRHIHHLQFGIAQKKLMRLLETANQDDTQYAMIGYLLGSIYESTHQLELRKKYYALSALSDIKHAIKDNASLQELALVFYEIGDVDMAYKLTQSAIADALFCNVQFRTLQMSEVYSIINTAYLEREAKRKMQLQMYLLCISILTAFLIVAIIYVYKQMKKVSRIRGELFITSQKLAELNQDITQTNNQLQERNAQLSESNHIKEEYIAHFFNLCSTYINKLENYRIILNKKATAKQFDEIYKILKSTTLVDNELEELYKNFDIIFLNLYPTFVKDFNALLITEEQIVLKQGELLNTELRIFALIRLGITDSVKIAAFLRYSLSTIYNYRTRARNKAAVSRNDFEEMVMKIGLITLKI
- a CDS encoding 5-carboxymethyl-2-hydroxymuconate Delta-isomerase — translated: MPHFVIDCSENVIRIKSADDIMQEVYNSALSTGLFPASEIKVRINPFAYYNNANSLEDFIHVFAYIMEGRNTDQKANLSKTILSKLNAIIPEVPIISINISDFEKASYFNKNMLL
- a CDS encoding acyl-CoA dehydrogenase, which codes for MKNTKLQAFTPLFYLVWSDDLLTQKEFTKIQKFINDLTWLSPEEKQQLLSKVDISNPPSRNELSQWKLDIEKSIQNKTDIKSLFDIAEAVSEKDVDISELKSSFIKLENDLGVLGEEVIQNFKTKAGSFTANSQTNNDFDIQKITELLDGKEAAIIKKVKSIISKPEFAYETSTDINVYRQTVYNWCKILAEENLGNMAYPKQYGGGENIADYFAIMETLSYHDLSLVIKFGVQFGLWGMSVQSLGTEKHYAKYLKDIGTLKIPGCFAMTETHHGSNVKGLETTATYNHSDQTFVIHTPNKNAQKEYIGNAAVHGQMATVFAKLIIDDHDYGVNAFVVPLRDTNGNVLEGVTIGDCGNKMGLNGVDNGTISFDNVVIPKENMLDRFASVNDKGEFESPIPSDNRRFFTMLGTLVGGRIGIPRSALAAAKSGLTIAIRYSDQRRQFGPEGGSEVPILNYRMHQRRLIPPLAKTYAVHFALQYLTNRFLNRTEAEMQEIEALAAGMKSYSTWSTRDILQECREACGGKGYLSENRIDALKNDTEIYTTFEGDNTVLMQLVAKNRLSEFRKSFGEMGAAGIINYVFENAKTAITEKNPIATRRTDDEHLLDGEFHLQAFIHREKAILASAARRIKKLVDGGLEPYDAFNVVQHQMIDVAQAYLERVVLEQFQLAIKTIEDQKTKEILTKLNHLYALSQLEKNKAWYLEDGYMEAVKTKAIRKIVNQLCWDIRPDAVSLVNAFDIPESCLAAPIAV